The DNA window TTCGCCGTCCGCGAGGGCGGTCGCACTGTTGGCGCCGGCGTTGTCGCGGAGATCATCGCCTAGTCGGCTTTGCCGACCAGGCCCCACGGGCACTGAGTGCCGAGGGGAGGGCTACGATGTGGCCTTCCCCTCTCGCATCTGGTGAAATGAACCATGCCGAAGGGTAATCGTTCCATCATCTCGCTCGAGTGCACCACGTGCAAAGAGCGCAACTACACGACCACGAAGAACAAGCGGAAGAGCCAGGACAAGCTCGAGTTGAGCAAGTTCTGTCCTCGGTGCCGCAAGCACACGGACCACAAAGAAGGTAAGGTCTAGGTCGGGTAGTTCACCGAAGGTTTAGGCCAGTAGCTCCAACGGTAGAGCAGCGGTCTCCAAATCCGCGTGTTGGGGGTTCGAATCCCTCCTGGCCTGCCAGCTTCAGTACGGGGCCCCCGGTGCCAAGAGGTACCGGGGGTCCCTGCCTTTTCGCAGTCCCGCATCCGCAGTCCTCGTGAGGCACCATGGCGACGGCATCAGAGGCCAGCCAGCAGGCTAACCGCTCGGGCATGGACCCGAAGCGGCTCGTTGTCATTTTCTATCTCGTTGCCGGCATCGTCCTCGCCCTCTTCCTGGAGCATGTCTTCGGGCTGTTGTGGGCTCGGGTTGGCTGGAACGACCGCGAACTCTTTGAGGGATTGGGCTGGCGCGTTTCGTCCTTGGTCGGCTACCTGCTCGCCTTGGCGCTGGTCGTGGGCGCGTACGTCAACCCGAAGAGCCACGCCCTGTCCGTGGACGTCGCCACGGAGTTGATGAAGGTCACCTGGCCTTCCTGGTCGGAGACCCGGGCGTCGACCCTGGCCGTCGTCGTGGCCTCGGTTGTGGCCGCGGTGCTGCTCTTCTTCATTGATACCGTCGCCTACAACTTGATGGTGGAGTGGCTGCCAGCTGTCTGGGGGAAGCTGTAATGGCGATGAAATGGTACGTGGTCCACACCTACTCGAACTTCGAGAACCAGGCGAAGAAGAGCCTGGAGGAGAAGGTTCGACTCGAGGGCCTGCAGGATCAGTTCGGTGAGATCCTGATCCCGATGGAGCAGGTCGTCGAGATGGTGAAGGGCGAGAAGAAGACGTCTCGCCGCAAGTTCTTCCCGGGCTACATCTTCGTGCAGATGGAGCTGAACGACCGCACGTGGCACCTGGTGAAGAACACGCCGAAGATCACCGGCTTCCCTGGCGCGGCGCAGAACCAGCAGCCCACGCCCATCTCGGATGCGGAAGTGACGCGTCTGACGTCGCAGATCTCCGAGGGCACCCTCAAGCCCAAGCCCAAGGTGCAGTTCGAGGATGGGGACACGGTGCGCGTCATTGACGGCCCGTTCGCCAACTTCAACGGCACGGTGGAAGAGGTCAACGCCGAGAAGGGCCGCGTGAAGGTGCTCGTGAGCATCTTTGGTCGCGCAACCCCCGTCGAACTGGATTTCATGCAGGTGGAGAAGACCACCGGCTAGTCGAAGCTTCCACGCCTCCTCTGGGCGTGGACCCATGGGTGGGAGGGTTGCCCCGTCTGGCAACCCGACTGAACCACCCCCTCGAAAGGCAGCAGTCAGCCGATGAAGAAGGTTACAGGACAGGTCAAGCTGCAGATTCCCGCCGGTAAGGCGAATCCCGCTCCGCCGATCGGCCCCGCGCTCGGTCAGCAGGGCGTGAACATCATGGAGTTCTGCAAGCAGTTCAACGCGAAGACCCAGGCGGAGGCCAAGGAAGGTCTGATCATCCCGGTGATCATCACCGTGTATCAGGACCGTTCCTTCACCTTCATCCTGAAGACGCCTCCGGCGGCCATCCTCATCAAGAAGGCCGCGGGTCTCCACACGGAGAAGAAGAAGGGGTCGGGCGCGAAGAAGCCGGGCAAGGAGAAGGTGGGGCAGATCACCCGGGCTCAGCTCCAGGAGATCGCCAAGAAGAAGATCCAGGACACCACCGCCGCGTCGCTTGAGGCCTGCATGAACACCATTGCTGGCACCGCGCGCTCCATGGGCATCGACGTCGTCGGCTAGTCCGCCCCCACCTACGAGGAATCCTGTCATGGCTCAGAATGGGAAGAAGTTCCGCGCGGCCGCCGAGCTGGTGGACCGCAACAAGCGCTACCCGATCGCCGAGGGCTTTCAGCTCCTGAAGAAGACGGTCGATTCGCGCGCGACGAAGTACGACCAGACGGTCGACGTGGCCATCAACCTGGGCGTGGACCCGAAGCACGCGGACCAGATGGTCCGTGGCGCCGTCGTCCTCCCCCACGGCACGGGCGCCACCGTGCGCGTCGCCGTGTTCGCCAAGGGCGAGCGCGCCACTGAGGCGGCCAACGCGGGCGCGGACGTGGTGGGCGCCGAGGATCTGCAGAAGCGCATCGAGGAGGGTTTCCTCGATTTCGATACCGTCATCGCCACCCCGGACATGATGGGTGTCGTCGGTCGCCTCGGTAAGGTGCTCGGTCCTCGTGGCCTCATGCCGAACCCGAAGGTCGGCACGGTGACCATGGACGTCGCCAAGGCCATCCGCGAGTCCAAGGGCGGTAAGGTCGACTTCCGCGCGGAGAAGGCCGGTATCGTCCACGCGAAGATGGGCAAGGCCTCCTTCACGGCGGACAAGCTCGAGGCCAACCTCAACGCCCTGCTGGATCACGTGATGAAGCTCAAGCCGGCCACGGCGAAGGGCGTCTACCTGAAGGGCATCGCGATCTCGACCACGATGGGTCCGGGCATCAAGCTCGACACCACCGAGGTCCTGCTCCGTCACCGGTAGTCAACCGGCGGGGTAGGGGCCTGGAAGGCGCACGACTCACTGCAAGAGCGCGCCAGGTCCACTCCCCAACATTCATCACTCAGAAAGTTCTGGATCTTTGCTGAAGCCGGGGGTATAGGCCCCCGGCTTTTGCAATTGGGGCGCCATGTCGCGAGACACGGTGTCCCGACCTGGTCCATGACAGCAGGGACCGGAACGGCGGTAGGGACTCACCCGTTGGCAACCGGGCAACCGGTCGGGTCGTCTCATCCTCCTCCGGTTCAAACGACCGTAAGGTCAGCCCTGCCGAGACTGGAGGTGCGGTGCGGTGCCTTCTCGGAGGCTCCTCTCGCTCTCTGCCGCTTTGGCCCAGGCATCACGCCCGCCGACCACGGTGGGCCATAAAGGAGGTGAGTCAAGGTGCAGAAGAGCGAGAAGGAAGAGTTGATCAAGGAACTCCACGAAAAGTTCTCCAAGACGAAGTCGGCCGTGGTGGCCGAGTTCTCGAAGGTGGACGTGGAGACTGTGACCAAGCTGCGCAAGAAGTTCCGCGAGGGCAAGGTCGAGTACAAGGTCATCAAGAACACGCTGGCGCGCCGGGCTGCTGAAGGCACGTCGGTGTCGGTGATTTCTGCTGACTTCACCGGTCCCGTGGCGCTGTGCATCAGCTACGACGACATGGTGGCCCCGGCCAAGATTCTCACCGAGTTCATCAAGGACTTGGAGACGATCAAGGTTCGGAGCGCGGTGGTCGACGGCCGCCGGGTGGACGCCAATGGCGTCAAGGCCCTGGCGAAGCTGCCTGGCCTCACCGAGCTCCGGGGACAGCTGCTCGGCATGCTCAACCAGCCGGCAACCAAGCTGGTGCGGACCATCGCCGCTCCTGGGTCCCAGCTGGCACGGGTCGTTCAGGCCCATGCAGACAAGGCGCAGGGACAGTAATCGTTCCGAGAAGTTTTTCTACCGCAACCTTTTCGGCCGGTTCTGCCCCTCGGGGTGGCTGGCCGTTAGTCGAACAGAGAAGGACACAGTTCCATGGCAGATCTGAACGCGATTGTTGAGCAGCTCTCCTCCCTGACCATCCTGGAGGCCGCTGACCTGGTGAAGCAGCTCGAGGCCAAGTGGGGCGTCTCCGCCGCCGCCGCTGTTGCCGTGGCCGCCGGCCCGGCCGCCGCCGCTGCTCCTGTTGAGGAGAAGACGGAGTTCACGGTGGTTCTCGCGAACGCGGGCGCCAACAAGATCAACGTCATCAAGGAGATCCGCGCGATCACCGGCCTGGGCCTGAAGGAGGCCAAGGACCTGGTCGAGGGCGCGCCCAAGACCGTCAAGGAGGGCGTCAACAAGGACGACGCCAAGAAGATCAAGGAGCAGCTGGTCGCTGCTGGCGCCACCGTCGAGGTCAAGTAGTACCCCGCAGGAGCTGCCTGATTCTCGGGAAATTCCAGGCAGCTTCCTGACCGGATGAGCAGGCCGGCGCTCCCTATGCTGGGGCGCCGGCTTTGCCCATTTGCCAGTTGACAAATTTCCCGGCGCCGCCGCGCGTTACTGAAGTTTGCCCCGCCCGAGCAGCCGTCCCCGGAGACCGAATGCCGACGCAGATCCAGAACAATTTCCGCGCGCGGAAGACCTTCGCGAAGATCG is part of the Myxococcaceae bacterium JPH2 genome and encodes:
- the rpmG gene encoding 50S ribosomal protein L33 produces the protein MPKGNRSIISLECTTCKERNYTTTKNKRKSQDKLELSKFCPRCRKHTDHKEGKV
- the secE gene encoding preprotein translocase subunit SecE; translated protein: MATASEASQQANRSGMDPKRLVVIFYLVAGIVLALFLEHVFGLLWARVGWNDRELFEGLGWRVSSLVGYLLALALVVGAYVNPKSHALSVDVATELMKVTWPSWSETRASTLAVVVASVVAAVLLFFIDTVAYNLMVEWLPAVWGKL
- the nusG gene encoding transcription termination/antitermination protein NusG — protein: MAMKWYVVHTYSNFENQAKKSLEEKVRLEGLQDQFGEILIPMEQVVEMVKGEKKTSRRKFFPGYIFVQMELNDRTWHLVKNTPKITGFPGAAQNQQPTPISDAEVTRLTSQISEGTLKPKPKVQFEDGDTVRVIDGPFANFNGTVEEVNAEKGRVKVLVSIFGRATPVELDFMQVEKTTG
- the rplK gene encoding 50S ribosomal protein L11 translates to MKKVTGQVKLQIPAGKANPAPPIGPALGQQGVNIMEFCKQFNAKTQAEAKEGLIIPVIITVYQDRSFTFILKTPPAAILIKKAAGLHTEKKKGSGAKKPGKEKVGQITRAQLQEIAKKKIQDTTAASLEACMNTIAGTARSMGIDVVG
- a CDS encoding 50S ribosomal protein L1 — encoded protein: MAQNGKKFRAAAELVDRNKRYPIAEGFQLLKKTVDSRATKYDQTVDVAINLGVDPKHADQMVRGAVVLPHGTGATVRVAVFAKGERATEAANAGADVVGAEDLQKRIEEGFLDFDTVIATPDMMGVVGRLGKVLGPRGLMPNPKVGTVTMDVAKAIRESKGGKVDFRAEKAGIVHAKMGKASFTADKLEANLNALLDHVMKLKPATAKGVYLKGIAISTTMGPGIKLDTTEVLLRHR
- a CDS encoding 50S ribosomal protein L10, whose protein sequence is MQKSEKEELIKELHEKFSKTKSAVVAEFSKVDVETVTKLRKKFREGKVEYKVIKNTLARRAAEGTSVSVISADFTGPVALCISYDDMVAPAKILTEFIKDLETIKVRSAVVDGRRVDANGVKALAKLPGLTELRGQLLGMLNQPATKLVRTIAAPGSQLARVVQAHADKAQGQ
- the rplL gene encoding 50S ribosomal protein L7/L12, which translates into the protein MADLNAIVEQLSSLTILEAADLVKQLEAKWGVSAAAAVAVAAGPAAAAAPVEEKTEFTVVLANAGANKINVIKEIRAITGLGLKEAKDLVEGAPKTVKEGVNKDDAKKIKEQLVAAGATVEVK